AAAAATAAAACATATTTAGCAAACTTAAAAATTAAAGATAATAAAGCAAGAACATTCAATAAAACACCTGAATTAGAATATAAAAACTGAGCGCCTTTTAGTGTCTATAATGACATTTTTACAAGACATCAATCATTGTCTAAAAATGGGTTTGAATCATTTTCGGGCGAACAATGAAATAATTTAAATAATAGAGATAAGTTAAGCAGGGAAGTTATTTCAAACATTTACACATCAGGGCAAGAAATTAATAAATATTATTGAAACGAACCAACGGAATTTAATTATTCAACAAAACAAATAAATAATTCAAATAATTTTGATTCTAGAGGATTATTTATTCCATATTCACACATGGGCAATTTATCCACACATTTTAAATATCAATTTGATTTAGGAGGAGAAAATAAACCAATTGATTTTGTTAAATTAAACATTTCACATAGACAAAAAATAGATAAACCATTGCTTGATCCATCATATGGAAAAATTAAATTAGAAATAAAAGATGACGGCATTGAAGTTCCGAATGTCAAGTATTCATTAGATTCAAAAGAAATAGAGTCATTTGTAAAACTTAATCCATTGGATGTAAGATATTTTGAAAGGTTTGCAAAAAATAATGAATAAAAAAACATTGATAATTTCAAGTTGTTCAGTTGCTGCTGTGGCAGCGATTGTAGTTCCAATCGCAGTTGTTTCTGCTAAGAAACATAACAATACTCAATTGAATAAAAACAATGAACAAAATATAACTCCAATACTTAATAGTGAAAATATTTATCCAAAATTAAATACACACGATTTTTACCAATATATTCGTTATTCGAATGAAAAAGTAAAATTTGATAAGTCCATTGTTAATGCCGTTGTAAATAAGGTTGCAACTTCATTATCAATAAGTCCTGAGAATTTATCTTTTAACTATAACTTTGAAAATGATAGTAAAATAACCATGGAATTTTTAGCAAAATTAGATAATAATATATACACACATAGATATGAATTCAATGCATTTTAATTGTTATAATTAAAATATGAATTTTGAAAATATTAAAATTATCTTTATTGATTTAGATGGCACAAGTCTTGATTATAAACGTAAATTATTAAGCGATGAGAATATCTATGTAATTAATAATTTGAAAAAATCTGGTATAAAAGTTGTTGTTTCAAGTGGTAGAGGGTTGAATAAAAAAACTTTTAATATTTTAAGTCAATTAAATTCACAAGATTTAATTGCTTGGAATGGGGCAAAAATTATTGTTGACAACAATGAAATATTTTCTAAACCCATTGAAAAAGTTCATTGCCAAATTATTGAAAAATTAGTAAAAAAATACAACATTACAACTATTGTCAACTCAGATTTTAGAAACCAAACTTACTCAAATTCATTAGTTGTTAAGCTTGCTACTTTGTTTAAAAAAGGAAAAGCGAAAAAAGTACCCGAAATCAATCTTAAAGATGATATTTACAAACTTATTTTTTGGTCCTTAAATAAAAATAATTTAAAAAAATTCCTTAATGAATTAAACAATACAGTTGGAAAAGAATTAAACATTCTTTGTGCAAGAAATTACAACACATTTTTAGAAGTGACAAACATTGAAGCTTCAAAGGGTATTGCAGAACAAAAATTCGCGCAGTATTTAAATATTGACCCATTTGATTGCATTCATATTGGTGACACTATGAATGACTCAACCACAGTTGGTAAAGTTCGTTATAGTATAGCAATGAAAAATGCTTCAAAGGAATATAAATCTATTGCAAATTTTGTCAGTCCGTTTAATTATAAAAATGGCGGACTTGCCAAAACACTGAAATTTATATTCAAAAAGTAAAAGAAAATGTATAAATTAATGAAAGTTGAGCGCAAAATGCCAACTTTTTGTTCTGCTTTATTTCTTTACAAATTTTTTTAAGATATTTGCTTAATGAGAATAATTAACTTGATAATGCTTAATATATTTGGGAAATTAATATGTAAAAATATGGATTTTTGTAAAAATTATTTTATTTTTTTGGCTTTTTCTCATATATATATATATATATAATTTTATTTGAACAAATATTTTGAAAGGAGATTTATGAAAAAATCGAAAATCACTGCCATACTTTTATGCTTTTTCCTTGGTGGTTTAGGAATACATAGATTTTATGTAGGCAAAATTGGTACCGGTGTTATATGATTGCTAACAGGTGGACTATTTGGTATTGGAGCAATTGTTGACTTTATCCTACTTATCATTGGTAAGTTTAAAGACAAACAAGGCAACAAACTAGAATAATAATTAAAATACACAATTTTAAACAAAGACAATAGAAGTTAACACAAAGGTGTTGGCTTTTTTGTAATGATTTATAAAAACCCTTATATATTTTGCATCGCAGGGAAATATGGGTCAAAGTGCAAAAAGTATGGAATTTCATACAAATTATTCGATTTTTTTAGTATTTTCTTCATACTTTATATATATATATACTCTTTTCGAACATTTTTTTGGAAAGGAGATTTATGAAAAAATCAAAAATCACTGCCATACTTTTATGCTTTTTCCTTGGTGGTTTAGGAATACATAGATTTTATGTAGGTAAAATTGGTACTGGTCTTATATGATTACTAACATTTGGACTATTTGGTATTGGAGCATTTGTTGACTTCATACTAATTATCAGTGGTGAATTTAAAGACATACAAGGTAACAAACTAGAATAATAATTTAGAAAATACACAGCTCTTGCCGTGTATTTTCTAATAGTAATTTTAAGTTCAACAAATGTGGATAGCTTTTATTATTTGTAATTACAGCTTATTTGAAATAGACTTTGCTTCTTTATATGTTTTTTAGTGGGTTTATTTTTTCACTAATTCAATCACTTTTACAATATTATTCGATAATTTCTAATTAATTTCTTCAAATATAGAACTAATCTTAATTCTTTTATTTATTTCCTTAGCATTCAAAAGTAAACATTCAAATTCTTGCTAAGCTGTTTTTTCTTTATCTTTGTTTTCCTTTTCATCAGCAGCTTTCCCTACGGCTGATATTAATTTTTCATAGGCATTTGTATACATTTCCACTGTTGGATAAGGTGTTTGGAAATTTTTACATTCTTCAATAACTTTTTCTAACTCATTGATTATTTCTGGATATTTATTTGCACTATTTTTTAGTGATTCAAGAAATGATGTTGCGTTTTTAACTGTCTGTTCGTATTGTGATTTTGCTTTTTCGCGTTTTTCACCTTCTTGCTTAATGTTTTTTAATTCTTCAATTGCTTTGTTAACATCTTCAGTTGTAGATGTTTTCTTAATTCTAGCAGCTACTTCTTTTGCTCTATTTGTTGCCCATTCCCCATACATGTATGAACCACTAATAATATGATCATAGTGTTCTTTCATTTTAATTCCAGCTTTAATACGCTCATTAATTAAAATAATTTGCTTTTCAAGATATAAAATTCCTTGGAAATAAGTTTTATAATCTTTTTTATCACTTTTTAATTTGTTTAATTCGTTAATAACTTTTTCTAAATATCCATATATTTTAAAAGCGTTGGTATTCTGCATAAGAATTGTGGTTTGAATTTTGGCATAAATTGAATCTTTATCTTCTATTTCGCCCATTTCATAGTGTATTGGATCGGGTATCAAATTCCCTAAATCATAATTTTCATCTACTAATAAAAGATTTTTTAAATTTTTATAACCCGAATGATATACGTCTTTTAGTTGTAAACCACCATACGATAATTGTTCGTTCACTCAGTTATTAACTTCATCTGCATTTATGCTTGAATATTTTTCTTTAATGAAATTTAATAAAGCTAAATAGTCCTCTCTAAACACTAGGAGTTCTATTTTGCTTATATAAAATTGGTGCAGTTCTGCATCAAGATTATCAACAAAATCATAGTCTTTTAGCGGTGCATTGTTTAATCTATCTTTGATGCTCATTAATACTTCTAAAATTGTTTGTTTATCAGCATTAATTAATATATCGTTTGGCTTATCTAAAATTAATTTTTGGTAAAAATCATTAATTTGATTATATTTTTTTCAAAGTGGGGCTTTATATTCTTCGAATTTTTCTTTTCTTAATTTTTCCACATAGTCTTTGTAAAAATTATCAATATTTAGTTTATTAACTTTTTTCAATGTAGTTTTAAATTTTGATAAATCAATTTGACTTAATTTTAATTTTTCCTTTTTAATTTTTTTATTATTTGGTTCTTCTCAAGGACTTCAAGCAATTATTTCTTCTTCTTCGAAATCGTATTTAGAAAATATATCTGCAAGCACTTCATTAATTTCTTGCATTATTTGGATTATTTGATTTTCACTTTTTATTTCTTTATCAACTTCTGGATTATATATTTTTTTAATTTCATCTTTAATTTCTTTTAAAGCAATTTGCTCTTCTGGAGATGTTAATTCTTTTTCTAATGAAGCTAACAATTCCAAAAACCCGTTTTTAAAAGCATCAAATTGTTCATTTTTTCTTTCAGGAAAAACTATTTCATTTTCAACTTTAGATATGTTGTTATTAGTTCCATTCAATGATTGCTTTTTAAGAAAAACAACCCCTATAGCAGTACAAGACGTGACGATAGATGAAAATGCTAATAAAAATGCTAAAGCAGCTTTTTTCTTCTTCTTTTTCTCTTTTTCTTCTCTTCTTTCCATAAAAAATCCTTTAATTAATTTATTAATTAAATTATAAAAAATTTTTGTACAAATTGTCTGTTTACAAGTATTAATAGTTAATTTTCTTGATTTATGACATTAAATTTTCACTTTTATTAGGATTATTCAAATCACAAATTTGTATAAATTTTGCTAAAAAATAAATTAAAAATTGTTAATTATTTCAAAATACGAATTCTAATATAGTTGAATTTTTCGGTGTTATAGTACTTTTGTTTGCGTTTAATATTTTGCATAATTTAAAACAAAATAACTGGAGTTATAGACATAAAAAATAACGAATACGCTTTATTAAAAGCGCTATCCGTTATTGTTGTTATCTAAATTTA
The genomic region above belongs to Mycoplasmopsis bovigenitalium and contains:
- a CDS encoding MHO_1580 family protein, with translation MRSRYFGKLIRGRIEIKRFFNNDQFVISITFATPDWGHSHYSDTIRSAQRIDPKDLLISVNGKHFEHEKDWKISSSGYTLGERDQFITIDPLFKYENTNIEFKPEDVKYFNLYNIILTSKKLNLKFKELKSIVFQQTYPNHEIWEIKKENLDLNEHYLTTVNNKINFNIADYYSFDFGEIDNDLLGSSKSYIDGEIIINDLEYKNKTYLANLKIKDNKARTFNKTPELEYKNWAPFSVYNDIFTRHQSLSKNGFESFSGEQWNNLNNRDKLSREVISNIYTSGQEINKYYWNEPTEFNYSTKQINNSNNFDSRGLFIPYSHMGNLSTHFKYQFDLGGENKPIDFVKLNISHRQKIDKPLLDPSYGKIKLEIKDDGIEVPNVKYSLDSKEIESFVKLNPLDVRYFERFAKNNE
- a CDS encoding MHO_1590 family protein; the encoded protein is MNKKTLIISSCSVAAVAAIVVPIAVVSAKKHNNTQLNKNNEQNITPILNSENIYPKLNTHDFYQYIRYSNEKVKFDKSIVNAVVNKVATSLSISPENLSFNYNFENDSKITMEFLAKLDNNIYTHRYEFNAF
- a CDS encoding Cof-type HAD-IIB family hydrolase, which codes for MNFENIKIIFIDLDGTSLDYKRKLLSDENIYVINNLKKSGIKVVVSSGRGLNKKTFNILSQLNSQDLIAWNGAKIIVDNNEIFSKPIEKVHCQIIEKLVKKYNITTIVNSDFRNQTYSNSLVVKLATLFKKGKAKKVPEINLKDDIYKLIFWSLNKNNLKKFLNELNNTVGKELNILCARNYNTFLEVTNIEASKGIAEQKFAQYLNIDPFDCIHIGDTMNDSTTVGKVRYSIAMKNASKEYKSIANFVSPFNYKNGGLAKTLKFIFKK
- a CDS encoding TM2 domain-containing protein, which translates into the protein MKKSKITAILLCFFLGGLGIHRFYVGKIGTGVIWLLTGGLFGIGAIVDFILLIIGKFKDKQGNKLE
- a CDS encoding TM2 domain-containing protein, whose translation is MKKSKITAILLCFFLGGLGIHRFYVGKIGTGLIWLLTFGLFGIGAFVDFILIISGEFKDIQGNKLE
- a CDS encoding BAR domain-containing protein, translating into MERREEKEKKKKKKAALAFLLAFSSIVTSCTAIGVVFLKKQSLNGTNNNISKVENEIVFPERKNEQFDAFKNGFLELLASLEKELTSPEEQIALKEIKDEIKKIYNPEVDKEIKSENQIIQIMQEINEVLADIFSKYDFEEEEIIAWSPWEEPNNKKIKKEKLKLSQIDLSKFKTTLKKVNKLNIDNFYKDYVEKLRKEKFEEYKAPLWKKYNQINDFYQKLILDKPNDILINADKQTILEVLMSIKDRLNNAPLKDYDFVDNLDAELHQFYISKIELLVFREDYLALLNFIKEKYSSINADEVNNWVNEQLSYGGLQLKDVYHSGYKNLKNLLLVDENYDLGNLIPDPIHYEMGEIEDKDSIYAKIQTTILMQNTNAFKIYGYLEKVINELNKLKSDKKDYKTYFQGILYLEKQIILINERIKAGIKMKEHYDHIISGSYMYGEWATNRAKEVAARIKKTSTTEDVNKAIEELKNIKQEGEKREKAKSQYEQTVKNATSFLESLKNSANKYPEIINELEKVIEECKNFQTPYPTVEMYTNAYEKLISAVGKAADEKENKDKEKTA